The sequence TGCTCAAGAAACATTTGAAGGGTTAAAAGCATATAGGACAAAAGAAGGAAAAATACTTTTATTCAGACCAGAAATGAATGCTAAAAGAATGATAAAATCAAATGAAAGACTATGTATGGCAACAGTTCCAGAAGAAATGTTTGTAGAAGCTATAAAAGTTTTAGTTGATCATGAGAGAGAGTGGGTACCTCATTTAGAAGGAACATCTTTATATATTCGTCCTTTTATGTTTGCCACAGAAGTAGCAGTAGGAGTACACCCAGCAAGCTCATATAAATTTGTGATTATTCTATCTCCTGTTGGAAGTTATTATCCGGAAGGAGTAAATCCTGTAAAAATATATGTAGAAGATGAATATGTAAGAGCTACAAAAGGAGGAACTGGTTTTACAAAATGTGGTGGGAACTATGCAGCTAGTATTATAGCTCAAGAAAAAGCAGAAAAATTAGGTTATACTCAAGTATTATGGTTAGATGGAGTAGAAAGAAAATATGTAGAAGAAGTTGGAACTATGAATGCTATGTTTATAGTAGATAATGAAGTTTATACAGCACCTATTGATGGTACTGTACTTCCTGGAATTACTAGAGATTCATGTTTAGCTCTTTTAAAATCTTGGGGATATAAAGTACATGAGGAACATTTCTCTATTGATTTTCTAATGAAAGCAGCTAAAGAGGGAAGACTTCAAGAAGCTTTTGGAACAGGAACAGCAGCGGTTATCTCTCCTATTGGAGAACTTTTCTATAAAGGAGAAAAACAAGTTATAAATGACTTTAAAACAGGAAGTATAACTCAAAAACTTTATGATACTATTACAGGTATTCAATATGGAGAATTAGAAGATAAATTTGGTTGGACACAGGAAGTATAAATTTTAAGGGGAGATTTTATGGAAAACTTAGGATATTTGAATAGGATTTTAACTGAATATGAGAAAACTTTTGATATTCATAGAGAGTATAAAGTTGGAAATGAAAAAGTTGATGCTTATGGATATTTTAATTCATATAGTGAAAAATACTTGTTAGTAAAAGAAGTACAACTTTGGGAAACAAAAGCTTTTGAACATATATTTTTTATTCAAAAAGAAAATTTAGATCTTTCTACACTTGAAGAGTTACTCTCTCTTATTCCTAGTTATATTGAACCTAACCTTATAAGAAAAGGGAATAAATATCCTGAGAAAAATCATATGTATAGCTATATTACTTTTGTTATTTTAGCTAATAATATACCAGATTTAGAAGTTATAAAAAGAGTAAAAAAATATAAATTTGAAAAAAGTTATCTTTTTTCTATTAGAGGCTACTCTCAAAGTAGAATAGTTTTAATAGATACAAATAATAAAAATATTTATAGTAATAGATCTGGTAAAAGTTTAGAGAAGTTATATAAACATCTTGTAAAATAATAATTATAATTCCTCTACTATTGGAAAACTCACTACGTTTAAACAGTTGTGTTTTTTAGCATTCGATTTCGCTGAGTTAATCTAACTTCTCTCCATAAATTACATAATTCTTTGTGTTTTCTAGTTAATTTAGCAATTGAGGAGTTATAAAAATTTTTATAAAACATCAAGGGAGGATTTTATGAAAGGAATTACACTTTTAGTTATTACGATTTTATGTTTTTTAGTAGCTTATACTACTTATGGTTCTTGGCTTGCAAAACAATGGGATATCGATCCTAAGAGAAAAACACCTTCTCATGAATTTGAGGATGGAGTAGACTATATTCCAGCTAAAGCACCTGTACTTTTAGGACATCACTTTGCTTCAATAGCTGGGGCTGGACCTATTAATGGACCTATTCAAGCTGCTGTGTTTGGTTGGGTTCCTGTGCTTTTATGGATTATTCTTGGAGGAATTTTCTTTGGGGCAGTACAAGATTTTTCAGCTATTGTTGTTTCTATCAGACATAAAGGAAAATCTTTAGGAGAGGTTATTGAAGAGAATATTGGTCATAGATGCAAAATGCTATTTACCATTTTCTCATGGTTAGTTTTACTTTTAGTTGTAGCAGCTTTCTCTGATATTGTTGCTTCTACTTTCCAAGGATATGCTATTAATCCAGATGGAACAAAAGTTTTCTATCCAGCTAATGGTTCAGTTGCTACAGCTTCAATGCTATTTATTCCACTATCTATAGCTTTTGGATTTTTAGTTTATAGAAAAAATGCTCCATTAGTTGTATCATCAGTAGCTGGAGTTTTACTATTAGCTCTTTGTATTGTAGTAGGATTAAAATATCCTATCTATTTAAGTAAAACTTTCTGGTTAGGAGTAGTTTTTGTATATATCTTTATTGCTTCTGTTACTCCAGTTTGGATTTTATTACAACCTAGAGATTACTTAAATAGTTTCTTACTATATTTTATGATTATTGCAGCAGTAATAGGAATTTTAGGAACAAATCCTACTATTAATTTACCAGCTTTTACAGGTTGGACAAGTAGTTTTAATGGACAAGTAATGTTTCCATACTTATTTATTACAGTTGCTTGTGGAGCTATTTCTGGA is a genomic window of uncultured Fusobacterium sp. containing:
- a CDS encoding carbon starvation protein A — its product is MKGITLLVITILCFLVAYTTYGSWLAKQWDIDPKRKTPSHEFEDGVDYIPAKAPVLLGHHFASIAGAGPINGPIQAAVFGWVPVLLWIILGGIFFGAVQDFSAIVVSIRHKGKSLGEVIEENIGHRCKMLFTIFSWLVLLLVVAAFSDIVASTFQGYAINPDGTKVFYPANGSVATASMLFIPLSIAFGFLVYRKNAPLVVSSVAGVLLLALCIVVGLKYPIYLSKTFWLGVVFVYIFIASVTPVWILLQPRDYLNSFLLYFMIIAAVIGILGTNPTINLPAFTGWTSSFNGQVMFPYLFITVACGAISGFHSLIASGTTSKQLNNEGDAKLIGYGSMLIECVLAVIALIAVGALFSNGKMPQGTPAVVFASAISGFFSKLGMGEVAVNTTFTVISLAISAFALTSLDTATRLGRFLFQELFASSKTKENNKVQAYLGNMYVGTFITVGLGAVLCLGGYQNIWPLFGACNQLVAVPCFLGVSVWLAKKGKKNFMLLIPMFFMLAATMSSLLISFKTNLALLLNGKGSLAVQGLQVVVSLPIFVLALILVIEGMKTLWEHRKKRVGVPKSVSNS
- a CDS encoding branched-chain amino acid aminotransferase gives rise to the protein MQVTFEETKTLKEKPNDKELGFGKYFTDYMFVMDYTDEKGWHNFKITPFAPISLNPATMVLHYAQETFEGLKAYRTKEGKILLFRPEMNAKRMIKSNERLCMATVPEEMFVEAIKVLVDHEREWVPHLEGTSLYIRPFMFATEVAVGVHPASSYKFVIILSPVGSYYPEGVNPVKIYVEDEYVRATKGGTGFTKCGGNYAASIIAQEKAEKLGYTQVLWLDGVERKYVEEVGTMNAMFIVDNEVYTAPIDGTVLPGITRDSCLALLKSWGYKVHEEHFSIDFLMKAAKEGRLQEAFGTGTAAVISPIGELFYKGEKQVINDFKTGSITQKLYDTITGIQYGELEDKFGWTQEV